In the genome of Vicia villosa cultivar HV-30 ecotype Madison, WI linkage group LG7, Vvil1.0, whole genome shotgun sequence, one region contains:
- the LOC131619644 gene encoding F-box/kelch-repeat protein At3g06240-like produces MEKHVAEVLKIQNPKVTSYIHSDIAFSILLKSSIKSLKRFASVCKPWSLLFDDPTFMSAYRTTFLSKDHSYYSDKSLLLHKENGDTCQLYSVSDERFENIVRLNLPQVTLKLDPSTYDLEILGPVSVNGTLCLTCPRQKNMALWNPSTDEYKVIPPSPFFYSGYRVYHSGFGYDSVTDDFKVLRHLRVSQITKNKSIWEIYSVRSDSWKKLDVDIDMYHDRMECHNLYIDGLSHWLCMTTPDNKACLLSFDWSNEVFLTTPLPSNMEVFTCSVKSFLVLLNGSIALVIRYKKTDPFHILILGEPGVRESWTKIFNVASLPYFKRVGGGGKKGRILFEKKGQRLAWFDLNTQMVEDLDLSSKDINCNILFHKENLHPFEGKNL; encoded by the coding sequence ATGGAGAAACATGTTGCTGAAGTTTTGAAAATCCAAAACCCAAAGGTAACATCATATATACACAGTGATATTGCATTCTCAATTCTTTTGAAATCATCTATTAAATCTTTGAAACGTTTTGCATCTGTCTGTAAACCATGGTCTCTCTTGTTTGATGATCCTACTTTCATGAGTGCCTACCGCACCACTTTCTTATCAAAGGACCATTCCTATTATTCTGATAAGTCTCTTCTTCTTCATAAAGAAAATGGCGACACATGTCAGTTGTATTCAGTTTCTGACGAGAGGTTTGAGAATATAGTTCGATTAAATTTGCCACAAGTCACGTTGAAGTTGGATCCATCAACTTATGATCTTGAAATTTTAGGTCCAGTTAGTGTTAATGGTACTCTTTGTCTTACTTGTCCGAGGCAGAAGAATATGGCCTTGTGGAATCCATCTACCGACGAATATAAAGTCATTCCTCCTAGCCCTTTTTTTTATTCAGGATATAGGGTATATCATAGTGGATTTGGTTATGATAGTGTCACGGATGACTTTAAAGTTTTGCGTCATTTGAGAGTTTctcaaataactaaaaataagtcAATATGGGAGATATATAGTGTAAGAAGTGATTCTTGGAAGAAACTTGATGTTGATATTGATATGTATCATGATCGGATGGAATGTCATAATTTGTACATTGATGGTCTTTCTCATTGGCTATGTATGACTACTCCGGATAATAAAGCATGTTTGTTGTCATTTGACTGGAGCAATGAAGTTTTTCTTACAACACCATTACCCTCAAACATGGAAGTTTTTACTTGTTCGGTGAAGAGTTTCTTGGTGCTATTAAATGGTTCTATTGCTTTGGTCATACGTTACAAAAAGACCGATCCATTTCACATTTTAATTTTGGGTGAACCCGGTGTAAGAGAATCATGGACTAAGATTTTCAATGTAGCGTCATTACCCTACTTTAAGCGGGTAGGTGGAGGTGGAAAAAAGGGCCGTATTTTGTTCGAAAAAAAAGGCCAGCGTCTAGCTTGGTTCGATTTAAATACTCAAATGGTTGAAGACCTTGATCTTTCTTCAAAGGATATTAATTGCAACATATTATTTCATAAAGAAAACCTTCATCCATTTGAAGGaaaaaatctttga
- the LOC131617768 gene encoding red chlorophyll catabolite reductase, chloroplastic: protein MCLGYTIEVMMFCGNFLHTPHSIFSSSRLQLSSSSSSSSRFSISCSQMDTHNNQGRSKFLELPFVSAPHKNLMLDLVSTLEDRLQSHLLPCSLPPDVQYYKNNSGSSQISLHITPGNTHSPVDFVLGSWVHSELPTGGSLDITSISAYLKTSNDAPNFAFDLIRSSPTMLLLVLDLPPRKDLVLSPEYLKTFYEDTELDKHRQALEKVHEVQPYFSSSLFIRAFASPTAIYVRVQTENDGGERLDEILRDHIGPISKQVLGIWLDHCACAEREVGEEERAYLRKRDGFVRNKTVEVDLGTSFPRLFGQEGADKLLDAIKKYFTV from the exons atgtgTCTTGGCTACACAATTGAAGTGATGATGTTTTGTGGCAATTTCCTACACACACCACAttccatcttttcttcttcaagactccaactttcttcttcttcttcttcttcttctcgttTTTCTATCTCTTGCTCTCAGATGGATACCCACAACAACCAAGGACGTAGCAAATTTTTGGAACTTCCATTCGTTTCAGCACCACACAAGAATCTCATGCTTGATCTTGTTTCAACACTTGAAGATCGACTTCAATctcatcttcttccttgttcaCTTCCACCTGATGTTCAATACTACAAAAACAACAGTGGAAGTTCTCAGATTTCATTGCATATTACACCAGGCAACACTCACTCCCct GTTGATTTTGTGCTTGGAAGCTGGGTGCATTCTGAGCTACCAACAGGAGGATCATTAGATATAACATCTATTTCAGCTTATCTCAAAACTTCAAACGATGCACCAAATTTCGCGTTCGACTTGATCCGAAGCAGTCCAACTATGCTACTTCTTGTTCTCGATTTACCGCCACGAAAAGACCTAGTTCTTTCGCCAGAGTATCTTAAAACGTTCTACGAGGACACTGAACTTGATAAACATAGACAGGCTTTGGAGAAAGTTCACGAGGTTCAACCTTATTTCTCTTCTTCACTTTTCATCCGTGCCTTTGCATCTCCCACCGCAATATATGTTCGCGTTCAGACAGAAAATGATGGAGGAGAGCGGTTAGACGAGATCCTTAGGGATCATATCGGCCCGATTTCGAAGCAAGTGTTGGGGATCTGGTTGGATCATTGTGCTTGTGCTGAGAGAGAAGTTGGAGAGGAAGAAAGAGCTTATCTGAGAAAAAGAGATGGTTTTGTTAGAAACAAGACTGTTGAGGTTGATCTTGGTACAAGTTTTCCAAGGTTGTTTGGTCAAGAAGGAGCTGATAAGTTACTAGATGCCATCAAGAAGTACTTTACTGTCTAA
- the LOC131615695 gene encoding uncharacterized protein LOC131615695: MMGITRDRDESLTFTIPSSSSHSSPITVSDTLDSYLVDPRSASGSFQNEGLLSGGDVADAEFGFSRPDFRQSSLVGTVELYERHVFLCYKNPRFWPPRIEAAEFDRLPRLLYAAVKARKNHMKKETRLTICEGHDGTETSNGDVLIFPDMIRYRRLTHFDVETFVEEVLVKDGEWLPGTPETLKGSYVFVCSHGSRDRRCGVCGPVLISRFREEIELHGLQGKVFVSPCSHVGGHKYAGNVIIFGSNINGEVTGHWYGYVAPEDVPLLLQQHIMKGEIIDSLWRGQMGLSEDEQITKQEQRLLLNGIGKLEETSASNGSRDNFASCCQSNGVSCCQSNSVSCCQENGDSSYCQSQVQVDNKMIPDVIETEANLSAASNKSNGAVISRINSGKGTSRKFHTMTAWLDGWEQEDTYAALAVVCAAASVAIAYNCYKQLT, from the exons ATGATGGGTATTACCAGAGACAGAGACGAATCCCTCACATTCACAAtcccttcatcttcttctcattCTTCTCCCATCACTGTTTCCGACACACTCGACAGTTACCTAGTCGACCCAAGAAGTGCTTCTGGAAGTTTCCAGAACGAGGGTCTTCTTTCCGGCGGAGATGTAGCCGATGCTGAGTTCGGTTTCTCAAGACCTGATTTCCGACAGAGTTCGCTTGTTGGTACTGTTGAGTTGTACGAAAGACACGTATTTCTGTGTTATAAGAATCCGAGGTTTTGGCCTCCGAGGATTGAAGCTGCTGAGTTTGATCGGTTGCCTAGGTTGCTTTATGCTGCTGTTAAAGCGAGGAAGAATCATATGAAGAAAGAG ACCCGGTTGACGATATGCGAGGGTCATGACGGGACTGAAACATCTAATGGGGATGTGTTAATTTTTCCTGACATGATCAGATACAG GAGATTGACACATTTTGATGTTGAAACTTTTGTTGAAGAAGTTCTCGTGAAGGATGGAGAGTGGCTACCAGGAACACCTGAAACGTTGAAAGGTTCGTATGTTTTTGTGTGTTCACATGGATCGCGTGATCGTAGATGTGGAGTTTGTGGACCTGTTTTGATAAGTCGATTTAGGGAAGAGATTGAGTTACATGGTCTACAAGGTAAAGTATTTGTTAGTCCGTGCTCGCACGTTGGAGGACATAAATATGCAGGAAATGTCAttatatttggatcaaacattaATGGAGAAGTCACTGGCCACTG GTATGGATATGTTGCTCCGGAGGACGTACCGTTATTGCTTCAACAACATATCATGAAAGGGGAGATTATAGACTCATTATGGAg GGGCCAGATGGGTTTATCAGAAGACGAACAAATAACAAAGCAAGAACAAAGACTTCTGCTGAATGGCATAGGAAAACTAGAAGAAACCTCTGCATCGAATGGATCTCGAGACAATTTTGCAAGCTGCTGCCAATCAAATGGTGTAAGCTGCTGCCAATCAAATAGTGTAAGCTGCTGCCAAGAAAACGGAGACTCTTCATATTGCCAGAGTCAAGTGCAAGTGGATAACAAAATGATCCCCGACGTCATCGAGACCGAGGCAAATCTTTCGGCTGCTAGTAATAAGAGCAATGGTGCGGTGATTTCTCGGATCAACAGCGGGAAAGGAACTTCACGCAAGTTTCATACCATGACAGCATGGCTTGACGGCTGGGAGCAAGAAGATACTTATGCAGCTCTCGCCGTTGTATGTGCTGCAGCATCGGTCGCCATTGCCTATAACTGCTACAAACAGCTGACATAA
- the LOC131619643 gene encoding F-box protein CPR1-like — protein MSAYCNTFLSKDHSYYSDKSLLLFCQHLDDTFHLYSVSDERFEILVRLNWPKVTLDQPGPPAYYSGFDILGLGSVNGILCLISKTLQDMILWNPSTEEFKVIPPNPFDSGVWEDHTEFGYDSLRNDFKVMRHMHDFQNNDFNEIWEIYSVRNNSWKKLDVGMRHYPMENKQLYIVGLSHWLCKTKPDNKPYLLSFDWSNEVFLTTPSPSNVEGIFTCLVESFLVLLNGSIALIICYKETYTSHILILSELGVRESWTKIFNVGRSLSYFNKWQNGGGKKGRILFDKDGDRLAWFDLNTQMVEDLDIFTEDFCCFLLFHKENLHPFEGKNL, from the coding sequence ATGAGTGCCTACTGCAACACTTTCTTATCAAAGGACCATTCCTATTATTCTGATAagtctcttcttcttttttgtcaACATCTTGACGACACATTTCACTTGTATTCAGTTTCTGACGAGAGGTTTGAGATTTTAGTCCGATTAAATTGGCCAAAAGTCACGCTTGATCAGCCAGGTCCACCTGCTTATTATTCTGGTTTTGATATTTTAGGTCTGGGTAGTGTTAATGGTATTCTTTGTCTGATTAGTAAAACTCTGCAGGATATGATTTTATGGAATCCATCTACCGAGGAATTTAAAGTCATTCCTCCTAATCCCTTTGATTCCGGAGTTTGGGAAGATCATACGGAATTTGGTTATGATAGTCTTAGGAATGACTTTAAAGTTATGcgtcatatgcatgattttcaaaATAATGACTTTAACGAAATATGGGAGATATATAGTGTAAGAAATAACTCTTGGAAAAAACTTGATGTTGGTATGCGTCATTATCCGATGGAAAATAAACAATTGTACATTGTTGGCCTTTCTCATTGGCTATGTAAGACTAAACCGGATAATAAGCCATATTTGTTGTCATTTGACTGGAGCAATGAAGTTTTTCTTACAACACCATCACCCTCAAACGTGGAAGGTATTTTTACTTGTTTGGTGGAGAGTTTCTTGGTGCTATTAAATGGTTCTATTGCTTTGATCATATGTTACAAAGAGACTTATACATCTCACATTTTAATTTTGAGTGAACTCGGTGTAAGGGAATCATGGACTAAGATTTTCAATGTAGGGCGATCATTATCCTACTTTAATAAGTGGCAAAACGGAGGTGGAAAGAAGGGCCGTATTTTGTTCGATAAAGATGGCGATCGTCTAGCTTGGTTCGATTTAAATACTCAAATGGTTGAAGACCTTGATATTTTTACAGAGGATTTTTGTTGTTTCTTATTATTTCATAAAGAAAACCTTCATCCATTTGAAGGaaaaaatctttga